Below is a window of Aeromonas veronii DNA.
TTAACTGATCAGCATTGCGACTGTCGGGGCGTTTTTGTTATGCAGGCAGAGCGAGGTTTACTTGGTCACTGGCACCTTGTCCCGGCGCGACTTCCACCACCATCTCAAGCGGATCTGGGAGATCAGCATCCCCGCCAGCATCAGGGCGCAACCGGCGACGGCGCGCTCGTCCAGTGTCTCACCCAACAGCAACACGCCACCCACGGCGGCAAACACGGTCTCCAGACTGAGGATGATGGCGGCGTGGGCCGGATGGGCGCCCCGCTGCCCCACCACCTGCAGGGTATAACCGACCCCGACCGACACCAGCCCGGCATAGAGCAGCGCCTGCCAACCGGCCACGGCGCCGCTAACAGTCGGGGTTTCGATAACAAAAGCAGTAGCTAGGCTGAGCAGGCCGCAGACCACGAACTGCACCCCGGCCAGCTTGATGGGGGCAACCCGGTTGGAGTAGTGATCCACCAGCAGCAGGTGAATGGCCCAGAACAGGGCACCGACCACCTGCAACAAGTCGCCAAAGCCGATGGTGAACTCGTCGGTGACGCTCAACACATAGAGACCGGCCAGCGCGATGATGGCGCCGATCCAGGTATTGAGCCCGCTCTTGTGGCGCAGCAGCAGCCCCAGCACGGGCACCAGAATGATGTAGAGCCCGGTGATGAAACCGGCCTTGGCGGCGGTGGTATAGAGCAGCCCGACCTGCTGCAGGGAGGCGGCGCAGAACAGCACCAGCCCGGCCAGCACGCCACCGATCAGCAGTTGGCGATGGTCGCCCGCGACAGCAACAGGTTGTCGGGATTTGAGCCACCAGAGCAGCGGCAGCAGGGAGAGAGCGCCGAGCAGAAAGCGCAGGCCATTGAAGGTATAGGGCCCCATGTGATCCATCCCGAGGCGCTGGGCGACAAAGCCCATACCCCAGATGGTGGCAGCCATCAGCAACATCAGGTTGGAGCGCATGGGATTCTTCCTTAAATCGGCGCGTGACGGGTTATCCGATCCAAGATACCTGCCTCCCTATCCTCTTGTCTTCACTCTTTGTCGCCACGCACTGCGCGGCTGTGCTCCCCACTGCCGCTCACGTTAAAGCTGCGGAGGCTTGGTCAGCACGGCCAGCAGTACCAGATTGCCCCGCAGGACCCAGACCACCCGGAAGTGCTGCCGGATGGAGATCATTGGCGCCTTGCCCAGACGCAGGGCGCGACGCCAGCGATAGAAGAGGCGACTGGGGTAGTCGAGGGAGCCGACAATCAGCAGAAACAGCCCCATCTTGAGACCGTGGGCAGGATGGGCAAAGAGCTCCACCACCGAGCAGGCATGCTCAAGAACCAGCAGACAACCGGTGGCAAAGAGGGAAAAAAGCGCCAGCGCTGCTACGCTATCTGCCAGCAGCAGACGGCGCCCCCGCGCATGTTCAGACCGCGCCGAAAGATCAGATATTCGGCACAGAGGGCCAGGATCAACAGCGCTATGTTGCCGTAATGAGTCATGAAGAGCAGAGCGTGGTTCAGCATCGGAAAAATCTCATTTGCTGCCTTTAGACGAGCAGCACAGCATCATATATGCTGGTGTCACCCGAGCCGAAAAGGATCTGTTCATGTCTCCCGGCAAGCCCAAGAACACCTGGTCTTTGATCACCCGCATGCGGCTGGGCCTCCTCTTGCTCTTTATCCCCGTATTGCTGCTCGGCAGCATCTACTACCTGCATATGGAGCGCACCCTGCGCCACGAGCAGCAACAGAACCTGATTGCTCGCAACACCCAGTATTTCCACACCCTGATCGAACCCTATCTGGCGACACTCAAACGCCAGTTTACGCTGATTTATCAGCAGGTGAATTATCAGGATTTCAGCGGCCCGGAGATCCGCAACGGCGAGCGCTACCTGCAGCAGTGGCAGGCCTATCACAAGGTGATGGAGCTTGATTACGTCTATGTGGGTACCGAACATCACCAGATACTGATCTATCCCTCCTGGCAGGCCGATGAGAAGTTCGATCCCAGAACCCGCCCCTGGTATCTGCTGGCCGCCAGCCATCCCGGACAGATTGTCTGGACCGAACCTTATTACGACTACACCCTGGGTACCCTCACCATGGCACTGGCCCGAGTGATTGAAGACCCTGACGGCAAACGGGTCGGGGTGCTCTCACTGGATACCCAACTCACCCCTCTCGCCAGCTGGCTCAACAGTCGGCACGAGCAGAGTCATCATCTGGGCAAGGGCTATCAGATCCTGCTCAACCATGACGGGCTGGTACTGGCCCATCCGGATCGAGAACAAGTCTTCAAACCGCTCGAACAATCCGGCTGGCTGGCTCGCATGCACGATGAACAGGGATTCTTCCTCGATAACGCCAGCGGCATGATGGTCTCTTACTACCACATCCCCGAGCAGCGCTGGATCCTGCTCAGCATTGAGCCAACCGCCAGCATGCAGCAGGTGATCGATAGCGTCTCTGTCAACGTGCAGCTGATGATTGCCCTCGCCAGCATTCTCTATC
It encodes the following:
- a CDS encoding DUF2214 family protein; this translates as MALFSLFATGCLLVLEHACSVVELFAHPAHGLKMGLFLLIVGSLDYPSRLFYRWRRALRLGKAPMISIRQHFRVVWVLRGNLVLLAVLTKPPQL
- a CDS encoding sensor domain-containing diguanylate cyclase produces the protein MSPGKPKNTWSLITRMRLGLLLLFIPVLLLGSIYYLHMERTLRHEQQQNLIARNTQYFHTLIEPYLATLKRQFTLIYQQVNYQDFSGPEIRNGERYLQQWQAYHKVMELDYVYVGTEHHQILIYPSWQADEKFDPRTRPWYLLAASHPGQIVWTEPYYDYTLGTLTMALARVIEDPDGKRVGVLSLDTQLTPLASWLNSRHEQSHHLGKGYQILLNHDGLVLAHPDREQVFKPLEQSGWLARMHDEQGFFLDNASGMMVSYYHIPEQRWILLSIEPTASMQQVIDSVSVNVQLMIALASILYLLLALLWARYFRRMLGEITKLIRASRSGGIAYSGSRMLELAKVYEEMDAASQDFAQIRQQANQDKLTGLYNRRFFDECLQQQISNGASVGVVMFDLDNFKQVNDNYGHQTGDMVLKRTSKLGMSLFHEWGWFCRYGGEELVLIFRYGEEQPILPSLLEAFRLGVEQLKWRETGLTITISGGVAFSRTGFSAKELVELADKGVYQAKREGKNRICFPLRHAPHQSAEEEIPAFGEPRRQTNEG
- a CDS encoding DMT family transporter; the encoded protein is MRSNLMLLMAATIWGMGFVAQRLGMDHMGPYTFNGLRFLLGALSLLPLLWWLKSRQPVAVAGDHRQLLIGGVLAGLVLFCAASLQQVGLLYTTAAKAGFITGLYIILVPVLGLLLRHKSGLNTWIGAIIALAGLYVLSVTDEFTIGFGDLLQVVGALFWAIHLLLVDHYSNRVAPIKLAGVQFVVCGLLSLATAFVIETPTVSGAVAGWQALLYAGLVSVGVGYTLQVVGQRGAHPAHAAIILSLETVFAAVGGVLLLGETLDERAVAGCALMLAGMLISQIRLRWWWKSRRDKVPVTK